From one Pedobacter faecalis genomic stretch:
- a CDS encoding FecR family protein, with the protein MDKLQAQELIQRYVENRATAAERQVVERYFLTYLKERSALPDEEIIAAANREMRKNLHKHIALTAKPAPRMRRLWPAVAAAASVLLVMAALFFGLPYWKASQERVQIVGKLRVSPGKNTATLRIDNGEVVQLSETMHGVIIDAASVTYNDGSRVVNAAPLGRMLTAETPRGGMYEFTLSDGTRVWLNAASSLRFPSVFEKGERRVELSGEAYFEVSKLADPTPFLVVSAGQLVEVLGTHFNIEGYGKGGTKTTLLEGSVRVSPLSVEGRVSGSSVLLQPDHQSRLNNDELQVVRINAEEAIAWKNGYFDFNEEPLESIMERIARWYDVKVVYENPALRKQRFTGNISRANEVSDVLNKLALTRVLRFKIDGRRVIVTD; encoded by the coding sequence ATGGATAAGCTACAAGCACAGGAATTGATTCAAAGGTATGTGGAAAACAGGGCTACGGCTGCTGAAAGGCAGGTGGTGGAACGATATTTCCTGACTTATCTTAAGGAGCGCAGCGCACTGCCCGATGAGGAGATCATTGCCGCAGCTAACCGCGAGATGCGTAAAAATTTGCATAAACATATTGCACTGACTGCAAAACCTGCTCCGCGTATGCGCCGCTTGTGGCCGGCAGTTGCCGCTGCTGCTTCGGTACTGCTGGTTATGGCAGCTTTGTTTTTTGGTCTGCCTTACTGGAAAGCTTCGCAGGAGCGGGTGCAGATTGTGGGTAAGCTACGGGTGTCGCCCGGCAAGAACACGGCCACACTGCGTATAGACAATGGCGAGGTTGTGCAGTTGAGCGAAACGATGCATGGGGTGATAATCGACGCTGCGTCGGTTACTTACAACGATGGTTCGCGGGTGGTCAATGCTGCACCGCTGGGCAGGATGCTGACCGCGGAAACGCCAAGGGGTGGGATGTATGAGTTTACACTGAGCGATGGTACGCGGGTATGGCTTAATGCGGCTTCTTCTCTCCGGTTCCCTTCGGTTTTTGAAAAAGGGGAGCGACGTGTAGAACTTTCAGGCGAAGCTTATTTTGAGGTATCTAAACTGGCTGATCCCACGCCTTTCCTGGTGGTATCTGCCGGTCAGCTGGTAGAGGTTCTGGGTACGCATTTCAATATTGAAGGCTATGGCAAGGGCGGTACGAAAACAACCTTGCTGGAAGGTTCGGTTAGGGTATCGCCGCTTAGTGTGGAGGGTCGGGTTAGCGGAAGTAGTGTTTTACTGCAGCCGGACCATCAGTCGCGCCTCAACAATGACGAACTCCAGGTTGTCCGCATAAACGCGGAGGAGGCAATAGCATGGAAGAACGGTTATTTTGACTTTAATGAGGAACCGCTGGAAAGCATCATGGAGCGTATTGCACGCTGGTATGATGTAAAGGTGGTGTACGAAAATCCGGCCTTGCGCAAACAGCGTTTTACGGGGAATATTTCGCGGGCCAATGAGGTATC
- a CDS encoding RNA polymerase sigma factor, which yields MVVYDKLTDQELTELLGGGDSAAFGEIYNRYSNLLYVYAFKLTADAATAQDIVQELFISLWDKRGQTVFSASLRAYLYSSVRYKFLKLVAHDRVRDGYAAQFLQGMEEGLNSTEDYMDEKELIAAVERLVLDLPPKMARAFIMSRLEFYSNTEIAAELNVSEKTVQNLLSMAVKRIRPNVGNGFLSLFLFC from the coding sequence ATGGTTGTATACGACAAACTTACCGATCAGGAGCTTACGGAATTATTGGGGGGCGGCGACTCGGCTGCTTTCGGGGAGATCTATAACCGGTACAGCAATTTGCTTTATGTGTATGCCTTTAAACTGACGGCCGATGCTGCGACGGCGCAGGATATTGTGCAGGAACTTTTCATTTCACTTTGGGATAAAAGGGGGCAGACGGTGTTTTCGGCGTCCTTACGTGCTTATCTTTACAGCAGCGTGCGTTATAAGTTCTTGAAGCTGGTGGCGCACGATCGTGTGCGTGATGGGTATGCGGCGCAGTTCCTGCAGGGGATGGAAGAGGGCCTGAATTCGACCGAGGACTATATGGACGAGAAGGAGCTGATTGCTGCGGTGGAGCGGTTGGTGCTTGATCTTCCGCCGAAGATGGCGCGGGCTTTCATCATGAGCCGGCTCGAGTTTTATTCGAACACGGAAATTGCGGCGGAACTGAATGTTTCGGAGAAGACGGTGCAGAACTTGCTCAGTATGGCGGTGAAGCGGATAAGGCCGAATGTGGGCAATGGTTTTTTATCTCTTTTTTTGTTTTGCTGA
- a CDS encoding ATP-binding protein yields MKYRHIYEDLLAHSQKKQITVITGMRRVGKSTAVKYVLQNIGHNNYIYLDCERVEVRLLFNGQNYEGIKAELEIMGVDFSSPALIALDEIQLVENLPSVIKYLYDTYNIKFIVTGSSSYYMKNHFSESLAGRKRIFEMYPLSFQEYLVFKDIPVGNYEKHKWQPLNISWYNRYNELYAEYIKFGGFPEVVLETDKDDKTELLKDIVNSYIELDVKLLSDYSVSEDLYKLVKILAARAGNKVDYTKIASVTGINRQKIATYIQLLEYTYFVYQVSPFTKNVDKEISQQTKLYFADTGILNILGTDQLSSGQLFENTIAAQLKTQGSLQYYQKKTGQEIDFIFDGKIALEVKETPIQKDKQTLEQRADAIELKQNLLIGRYPSESGFSDFVWGGNL; encoded by the coding sequence ATGAAGTACAGACATATATACGAAGATTTGCTGGCTCATAGTCAAAAAAAGCAAATCACGGTCATTACCGGAATGCGACGGGTAGGGAAAAGCACCGCGGTAAAATATGTACTCCAAAACATCGGACACAACAATTACATTTACCTCGACTGTGAACGGGTGGAGGTGAGGCTACTGTTCAACGGACAGAACTACGAGGGCATTAAAGCCGAGCTCGAAATTATGGGTGTTGACTTTTCAAGCCCGGCCCTGATCGCTTTAGACGAAATCCAGCTTGTAGAAAACCTCCCAAGTGTCATTAAATATCTATACGACACCTACAATATTAAATTCATCGTCACAGGCTCCAGTTCCTATTACATGAAGAACCACTTTTCAGAGAGCCTTGCAGGCAGAAAACGCATCTTTGAAATGTATCCACTGTCCTTCCAGGAATACCTGGTCTTTAAAGACATACCCGTAGGAAACTATGAAAAACACAAATGGCAGCCCCTGAATATTAGCTGGTACAACAGATACAATGAACTCTATGCCGAATACATAAAGTTCGGAGGATTTCCAGAGGTTGTCCTTGAAACAGATAAAGACGACAAAACTGAACTTCTTAAAGACATCGTAAACTCGTACATCGAACTCGACGTAAAACTTCTCTCCGACTATTCAGTGAGCGAAGACTTGTATAAACTTGTCAAGATCCTGGCTGCCCGGGCAGGGAATAAGGTAGACTATACAAAGATCGCCAGCGTAACAGGCATCAACAGACAAAAGATAGCCACCTATATTCAACTTTTGGAATACACCTACTTCGTTTATCAGGTATCACCATTTACCAAAAACGTCGACAAAGAAATATCCCAGCAAACCAAGCTATACTTTGCGGACACCGGGATATTAAACATATTGGGTACCGATCAGCTTTCAAGCGGACAACTATTTGAAAATACCATTGCCGCTCAATTGAAAACGCAAGGCTCATTACAATACTATCAAAAGAAAACCGGTCAGGAAATCGACTTCATCTTCGACGGCAAAATCGCCCTGGAAGTGAAAGAAACCCCCATTCAGAAAGACAAACAAACACTAGAACAAAGAGCCGATGCCATCGAACTCAAACAAAATCTTCTGATAGGCCGATATCCGTCAGAAAGCGGCTTTTCCGACTTCGTCTGGGGCGGAAATCTTTAA
- a CDS encoding ATP-binding protein has protein sequence MINRVLKATLERKIDFKKAIVILGPRQVGKTTLITTIASALDKDFLYINGDDPAVRTLWSNPSQAFINNYIGNNKVVVFDEAQRLENIGLSAKMIIDSRKDIQLFISGSSALEIASKINEPLTGRKWEYRLYPLAWRELKEQFSFGKVQPRLEEFLITGMYPDVINNPASGIETLNNLAGSYLYKDILESGGIRRPDALMKLLQALAWQVGNEVSYNELAVTVGLDKATVGNYIDLLEKCFVVFRLNPLARNLRNEISTSRKIYFYDNGIRNSVINNFAPLVQRNDIGALWENFIISERKKNLAYSGFYGNTYFWRTVGKAEIDYIEEQDNSFEAFELKWNPKVRVKFTPSFLESYNPKAVGVINSDNYWEYLS, from the coding sequence ATGATTAATCGGGTGCTAAAAGCTACTTTAGAGCGTAAAATCGATTTCAAGAAGGCCATCGTCATTCTGGGACCTAGGCAGGTGGGAAAGACAACTTTAATTACCACCATCGCTTCGGCTTTGGATAAAGACTTTTTATATATCAACGGTGATGATCCTGCGGTAAGGACACTTTGGAGCAATCCTAGCCAAGCTTTTATTAATAACTATATTGGTAATAATAAAGTGGTCGTATTTGATGAAGCGCAGCGACTTGAGAATATCGGATTAAGTGCAAAGATGATCATAGATTCCAGGAAGGATATTCAATTGTTTATCTCGGGGTCATCTGCATTGGAAATTGCGAGTAAGATCAATGAGCCGCTTACTGGACGAAAATGGGAGTATAGGCTGTATCCTTTGGCCTGGAGGGAACTGAAGGAGCAATTTTCTTTTGGAAAGGTGCAACCGCGATTGGAGGAATTTCTAATTACGGGTATGTACCCTGATGTAATTAATAATCCGGCCTCTGGCATTGAAACGTTGAATAACTTAGCCGGAAGCTATCTATATAAGGATATCCTGGAGTCGGGCGGCATACGTAGGCCAGATGCGCTGATGAAGTTGTTGCAGGCACTGGCCTGGCAGGTGGGAAATGAGGTTTCGTATAATGAGCTGGCGGTTACGGTGGGGCTTGACAAGGCTACAGTAGGTAATTATATAGATTTGCTGGAAAAATGTTTTGTTGTATTTCGATTAAACCCGCTGGCCCGAAATCTGCGCAATGAGATAAGTACGTCTAGAAAGATCTATTTTTATGATAACGGAATCCGGAACAGTGTGATTAACAATTTTGCTCCTTTGGTACAACGGAATGATATTGGCGCACTTTGGGAGAACTTTATTATAAGTGAGCGTAAAAAGAATCTGGCTTACTCGGGCTTTTACGGCAACACTTATTTCTGGAGAACGGTAGGCAAAGCTGAGATAGACTATATTGAGGAGCAGGACAATTCTTTCGAGGCTTTTGAATTAAAATGGAATCCGAAGGTACGGGTGAAGTTTACGCCATCGTTTTTAGAAAGCTACAACCCGAAAGCAGTAGGGGTCATCAACAGTGATAATTATTGGGAATATCTTTCTTAG
- the rfbD gene encoding dTDP-4-dehydrorhamnose reductase, whose translation MRVLVLGASGQLGQCLRVVAERRGLDSLVFPEESSANILDVDALSALFAEVKPSFVINCAAYTAVDKAESDVDVCRAVNRDGALNIARLCAEHGAAMVHISTDFVFEGDVVELLREEDMAEPISVYGLTKLEGELAIAEVLPEHFILRTSWLYSEFGNNFVKTMLKLGADRDELNIIADQIGSPTYAIDLAGAILDIIAASGPGARYGLYHYSNEGAVSWYDFAQAIFELSATQVKVNPIPSSDYPTAAKRPKFSVMDKSKIKSAFGLEVPYWRDSLIKCIEALS comes from the coding sequence ATGAGGGTTTTGGTGCTTGGTGCTTCTGGTCAGCTGGGGCAGTGCCTGAGGGTGGTTGCTGAAAGGCGCGGTTTGGATTCCCTGGTTTTCCCGGAGGAGTCTTCGGCGAATATTCTGGACGTCGACGCGCTTTCGGCTTTGTTTGCCGAGGTGAAGCCTTCTTTTGTTATAAATTGTGCGGCGTATACGGCGGTCGATAAGGCGGAGTCGGATGTGGATGTTTGTCGCGCCGTAAACCGCGATGGTGCTTTGAATATTGCACGTTTGTGTGCGGAGCATGGTGCCGCAATGGTGCATATTTCTACGGATTTCGTGTTTGAGGGTGATGTGGTGGAGCTGCTTCGCGAGGAGGATATGGCCGAGCCGATCAGTGTGTATGGCTTAACGAAGCTTGAGGGCGAACTGGCCATCGCTGAGGTGTTGCCTGAGCATTTTATTCTGCGCACGAGCTGGCTGTATTCGGAGTTTGGCAATAACTTCGTTAAAACGATGCTTAAGCTTGGGGCCGACCGCGACGAGTTGAATATCATCGCCGACCAGATCGGTTCTCCTACTTATGCCATTGACCTGGCTGGTGCTATATTGGATATTATTGCTGCGTCCGGGCCGGGCGCCCGTTACGGCCTGTATCATTACAGCAACGAAGGGGCGGTTTCCTGGTACGATTTCGCTCAGGCGATCTTTGAGCTGAGCGCTACGCAGGTGAAGGTAAACCCGATTCCTTCTTCCGATTATCCAACAGCGGCCAAACGCCCGAAGTTCTCTGTTATGGATAAATCCAAAATCAAATCGGCCTTTGGCCTGGAGGTTCCCTACTGGCGCGACAGCCTGATAAAGTGCATTGAGGCGTTATCTTGA
- the rfbA gene encoding glucose-1-phosphate thymidylyltransferase RfbA, protein MKGIILAGGSGTRLHPLTLAMSKQMMPVYDKPMIYYPLSTLMLAGINEILIISTPHDLPNFEKLLGDGSKLGCKFSYAVQELPNGLAQAFVIGADFIGNDKVALVLGDNIFYGEGMSKLLQSSSDPEGGVVFAYQVSDPERYGVVEFDANNVAISIEEKPLQPKSDYAVPGLYFYDNSVVEIAKNIKPSPRGEYEITDVNKVYLEQGKLKVGVLSRGTAWLDTGTFNSLMQAGQFVQVIEERQGLKIGAIEEVAYRMGFIDAEQLRAVAEPLVKSGYGQYLLKLIKQ, encoded by the coding sequence ATGAAAGGTATAATATTAGCCGGTGGTAGCGGCACTCGTTTACATCCGTTAACGCTTGCGATGAGCAAGCAGATGATGCCGGTTTATGATAAGCCGATGATTTATTATCCGTTGTCGACTTTGATGCTGGCGGGGATTAACGAGATCCTGATTATTTCTACGCCGCATGATTTGCCGAATTTTGAGAAGCTGCTGGGCGATGGTTCTAAACTGGGCTGTAAGTTTTCGTATGCGGTGCAGGAGTTGCCGAACGGACTGGCCCAGGCTTTTGTGATCGGGGCTGATTTTATTGGTAATGATAAGGTGGCGCTGGTGCTGGGTGATAATATTTTCTATGGTGAAGGTATGAGCAAGTTGCTGCAGTCGAGCAGTGATCCGGAAGGGGGTGTGGTGTTTGCTTACCAGGTGTCTGATCCGGAGCGTTATGGTGTGGTAGAGTTCGACGCGAACAATGTGGCGATTTCTATTGAGGAGAAGCCGCTGCAGCCTAAGTCGGATTATGCGGTTCCGGGCTTGTATTTTTATGATAATTCGGTGGTGGAGATTGCGAAGAATATTAAGCCTTCGCCCCGCGGTGAGTATGAGATTACGGATGTGAACAAGGTGTACCTGGAGCAGGGTAAGCTGAAGGTGGGTGTGCTGAGCCGGGGTACGGCATGGCTTGATACGGGTACGTTTAATTCGCTGATGCAGGCGGGCCAGTTTGTGCAGGTGATTGAGGAGCGCCAGGGCTTGAAGATCGGGGCTATTGAGGAGGTGGCTTATCGGATGGGCTTTATTGACGCGGAGCAGTTGCGCGCGGTAGCGGAGCCTTTGGTGAAGAGTGGTTATGGTCAGTATCTGCTTAAATTGATAAAACAATGA
- the rfbC gene encoding dTDP-4-dehydrorhamnose 3,5-epimerase has translation MKVTETKLKGCFVIEPTVFKDSRGYFFESFNEPKFEELTGQNGHFVQDNQSASTYGVIRGLHFQKGEHAQAKLVRVIEGAVLDVAVDLREGSETFGEWVAVELTAENNLQLYVPRGFAHGFSVLSETAVFAYKCDNTYNKASEGGIRYDDPTLGIDWRIPADKRSLSDKDVILPYFNV, from the coding sequence ATGAAGGTTACGGAGACTAAGCTTAAGGGTTGTTTTGTTATTGAGCCTACGGTGTTTAAGGACAGTCGCGGTTATTTTTTTGAAAGCTTTAATGAGCCTAAGTTTGAGGAGCTGACGGGACAGAATGGCCATTTTGTGCAGGACAATCAGAGTGCTTCGACTTACGGGGTGATCAGGGGCTTGCATTTCCAGAAGGGTGAGCATGCGCAGGCTAAGCTGGTGCGGGTGATTGAGGGTGCGGTGCTTGATGTGGCTGTGGACCTTCGTGAGGGGTCTGAGACTTTTGGTGAGTGGGTTGCTGTGGAGCTTACAGCGGAGAATAATCTGCAGCTGTATGTGCCGCGTGGTTTCGCTCATGGTTTTTCGGTACTGAGCGAAACGGCGGTGTTTGCGTATAAGTGTGACAATACGTACAACAAGGCTTCGGAAGGCGGTATTCGCTATGATGATCCTACTTTGGGTATCGACTGGCGCATTCCGGCCGATAAGCGCAGTTTAAGTGATAAGGATGTAATTCTTCCGTATTTTAACGTATAA
- the rfbB gene encoding dTDP-glucose 4,6-dehydratase: protein MNKKILITGGAGFIGSHVVRRFVNTYPDYQIVNLDKLTYAGNLANLRDIEDKPNYKFVRLDITDAAEINELFETENFDAVIHLAAESHVDRSITDPTAFVMTNVIGTVNLLNAAREYWKGDYDKKRFYHVSTDEVYGALGESGMFTESTAYDPHSPYSASKASSDHFVRAYHDTYGLDVVISNCSNNYGSHHFPEKLIPLAINNIQKNRPVPVYGKGENVRDWLWVEDHARAIDVIFHKAATGQTYNIGGHNEWKNIDLIHLLCRIMDEKLGREPGESAKLITFVTDRAGHDLRYAIDSTKLQQELGWVPSLQFEEGLAKTVDWYLENEEWLSNVTSGAYQSYYDTQYAQR, encoded by the coding sequence ATGAACAAGAAAATCCTCATTACCGGTGGTGCCGGTTTCATTGGTTCGCACGTGGTGCGCAGGTTTGTGAATACTTATCCTGATTATCAGATTGTAAATCTTGATAAGCTTACTTATGCTGGAAACCTGGCTAACCTGAGGGATATTGAAGATAAGCCGAATTATAAGTTTGTGCGTTTGGATATTACGGATGCAGCGGAGATCAATGAGTTGTTTGAAACGGAGAACTTTGATGCGGTGATTCATTTGGCTGCGGAGTCGCACGTGGACCGCTCTATTACGGATCCTACGGCTTTTGTAATGACGAACGTGATTGGTACGGTGAATTTGCTGAACGCGGCGCGTGAATATTGGAAGGGTGACTATGATAAGAAGCGTTTTTATCATGTGTCTACCGATGAGGTGTATGGTGCGCTGGGTGAGTCGGGCATGTTTACGGAGTCTACGGCTTATGATCCGCATAGTCCGTATTCGGCTTCTAAGGCTTCGTCTGATCATTTTGTTCGTGCTTATCATGATACGTATGGTTTGGATGTGGTGATTTCGAATTGTTCGAACAATTATGGTTCGCATCATTTTCCGGAAAAGCTGATTCCGCTGGCGATTAATAATATTCAGAAGAACAGGCCTGTGCCGGTATATGGCAAGGGTGAGAATGTGCGTGACTGGCTTTGGGTAGAGGATCATGCGCGTGCGATTGATGTGATTTTCCATAAGGCTGCTACGGGGCAGACGTATAATATTGGTGGGCATAATGAGTGGAAGAATATTGATTTGATTCATTTGCTTTGCCGCATTATGGACGAGAAGTTGGGTCGCGAGCCGGGTGAGTCGGCCAAACTGATCACTTTTGTGACGGATAGGGCGGGTCATGATCTGCGTTATGCGATCGATTCGACGAAGCTGCAGCAGGAGCTGGGCTGGGTGCCTAGCCTGCAGTTTGAGGAGGGTTTGGCTAAAACTGTCGACTGGTATCTTGAAAATGAGGAATGGCTGAGTAATGTAACTTCGGGTGCTTACCAGTCTTATTATGATACGCAATACGCCCAGAGATAG
- a CDS encoding type II toxin-antitoxin system VapC family toxin, with the protein MGKRYLIDSNAVIDFFNGKMPPEGRALMTGIEPIISVITQIELFSGNSTPEAEIRALQKFVDVATIYPLSEVVALETISLRKAYRIKLPDAVIAATAMAYGFVLITRNTADFKHLKNLDVINPYEL; encoded by the coding sequence ATGGGAAAGAGATATCTGATCGATTCCAACGCGGTAATTGACTTTTTTAATGGCAAGATGCCGCCTGAGGGTAGGGCTCTGATGACGGGCATTGAACCAATAATATCTGTGATCACTCAAATTGAGTTGTTTTCAGGAAATAGTACTCCGGAAGCGGAAATAAGGGCATTGCAAAAGTTTGTTGACGTAGCAACGATTTATCCGCTTAGTGAAGTTGTTGCTTTGGAAACCATATCCCTTCGGAAAGCTTATCGAATTAAGTTGCCTGATGCTGTGATAGCTGCTACAGCAATGGCGTATGGCTTTGTTTTGATCACACGTAATACCGCTGACTTTAAGCATCTCAAAAACCTCGATGTAATAAATCCTTACGAGTTATAA
- a CDS encoding UDP-glucose 6-dehydrogenase, whose amino-acid sequence MKKITSICCIGAGYVGGPTMAVIAKQCPEIKVTVVDLNEARIAAWNDPDTENIPVYEPGLSDVVAEARGRNLFFSTDVDKAIDEAEMVFISVNTPTKTYGAGKGQGADLKWIELCARQIARVSKSDKIIVEKSTLPVRTAEAVRDILDNTGNGVNFQVLSNPEFLAEGTAVEDLLMPDRVLIGGDQTPEGKEAIQALVDIYAHWIPRERILTTNVWSSELSKLVANAYLAQRISSINSISELCEKTEADVNEVARAIGTDSRIGPKFLKASVGFGGSCFQKDILNLVYISRTFGLREVADYWEQVIIMNDHQKKRFAHGIVKDLYNTVSGKKIAFLGWAFKKDTNDTRESAAIYVADELLNEQAKVRVYDPKVQEHQILGDLDYLNTRKPEENREQVKVFEDPYRACENAHAIAILTEWDEFKDYDWQRIYDNMKKPAKIFDGRNILDAEKLRAIGFKVKAIGVN is encoded by the coding sequence ATGAAAAAAATCACATCAATTTGCTGCATCGGTGCAGGGTATGTTGGAGGCCCTACAATGGCTGTTATCGCTAAGCAGTGTCCTGAAATTAAAGTTACTGTAGTCGATTTAAATGAGGCTAGAATTGCTGCCTGGAATGATCCTGACACGGAGAACATCCCTGTGTATGAACCTGGTTTGAGTGATGTTGTTGCTGAGGCGCGTGGTCGTAACCTGTTTTTTTCTACCGATGTAGATAAAGCTATTGATGAAGCGGAGATGGTTTTTATTTCTGTAAACACGCCTACTAAAACTTATGGTGCTGGTAAAGGTCAGGGTGCAGATTTGAAATGGATTGAGCTTTGTGCGCGTCAAATTGCACGTGTTTCTAAATCGGATAAGATTATTGTAGAGAAATCTACTTTGCCTGTGCGTACTGCTGAGGCGGTTCGTGATATTTTGGATAATACGGGTAATGGGGTAAACTTCCAGGTGTTGTCTAACCCTGAGTTTTTGGCTGAGGGTACTGCTGTGGAGGATTTGCTGATGCCTGATCGTGTGTTGATTGGTGGTGATCAGACGCCTGAGGGTAAAGAGGCCATTCAGGCTTTGGTTGATATTTATGCGCACTGGATTCCTCGTGAGCGTATCTTAACCACTAATGTTTGGTCTTCTGAGCTTTCTAAGCTGGTGGCGAATGCTTATCTCGCTCAGCGGATATCATCGATAAATTCTATATCAGAACTTTGCGAGAAGACTGAAGCTGATGTAAATGAGGTGGCCCGTGCTATTGGTACGGATAGTCGTATTGGCCCTAAGTTCTTGAAAGCTTCTGTGGGTTTTGGTGGTTCTTGCTTCCAGAAGGATATTCTTAACCTGGTGTATATTTCGCGCACTTTCGGCTTGAGAGAGGTGGCGGACTACTGGGAGCAGGTGATTATTATGAACGATCACCAGAAGAAGCGTTTTGCGCATGGTATTGTTAAGGATTTGTACAATACGGTTTCTGGCAAAAAGATCGCTTTCCTGGGATGGGCTTTTAAGAAGGATACCAACGATACACGTGAGTCGGCCGCTATTTATGTTGCTGATGAGCTTTTAAATGAACAAGCTAAGGTTCGTGTGTACGATCCTAAGGTTCAGGAGCACCAGATTTTGGGCGACCTGGATTACCTGAATACGCGCAAGCCTGAGGAGAACCGCGAACAGGTGAAGGTATTTGAGGATCCGTATCGTGCTTGTGAGAATGCGCATGCCATTGCTATTCTTACGGAATGGGATGAGTTTAAGGACTATGACTGGCAGCGTATTTACGACAATATGAAAAAACCTGCTAAGATTTTTGACGGTCGTAACATCTTGGATGCTGAGAAATTGCGCGCAATTGGCTTTAAGGTTAAAGCTATTGGTGTAAATTAA
- the gmd gene encoding GDP-mannose 4,6-dehydratase: protein MKKALITGITGQDGSYLADFLLKKGYEVHGIKRRSSLFNTDRIDHLYQDPHESNVKFVLHYGDLSDSTNLIRIIQQVQPDEIYNLGAMSHVHVSFETPEYTANADGIGTLRILEAIRILGLVNKTKVYQASTSELYGLVQAVPQSETTPFYPRSPYAVAKMYAYWITVNYREAYGMYACNGILFNHESPLRGETFVTRKITRGTAKIALGLQDKLYLGNLNAQRDWGHAKDYVEAMWLILQQEKPEDFVIATGVTTTVRDFIKMAFSEVGITLEFKGEGVDEKGYVVSCSKPEFQIEVGKEVVAVDPRYFRPTEVDLLIGDPTKCKEKLNWMPKYDLAGLVNDMMTSDVQHFQKEKMLKDAGYAVKNQYE from the coding sequence ATGAAAAAAGCACTAATCACAGGGATCACGGGTCAGGACGGCTCCTATCTAGCCGACTTTTTGTTAAAAAAAGGATATGAAGTTCACGGTATCAAACGCCGTAGCTCTTTGTTTAATACAGATCGTATCGATCATCTTTATCAGGACCCGCACGAAAGTAATGTGAAATTTGTTTTGCACTATGGTGATTTAAGTGATTCAACCAACCTTATCCGCATTATTCAGCAGGTTCAGCCAGACGAAATTTATAATCTCGGCGCAATGAGCCACGTACACGTAAGTTTTGAAACTCCTGAATACACAGCAAATGCAGATGGTATCGGTACCTTAAGAATTTTAGAAGCTATCCGGATTTTAGGTTTAGTAAACAAAACGAAGGTTTACCAGGCTTCTACATCAGAACTGTATGGTTTGGTGCAGGCAGTGCCTCAATCAGAAACCACACCATTCTATCCGCGTTCTCCTTACGCAGTAGCTAAAATGTACGCTTACTGGATTACCGTAAACTACAGGGAAGCTTACGGCATGTACGCTTGCAACGGTATCTTGTTTAACCACGAGAGTCCGCTACGGGGCGAAACTTTCGTTACTCGTAAGATCACCCGCGGCACCGCTAAAATTGCTTTAGGTCTGCAAGATAAATTGTACCTGGGTAACCTAAATGCACAACGCGACTGGGGCCACGCTAAAGATTACGTTGAGGCCATGTGGTTAATCCTTCAGCAAGAAAAACCAGAAGACTTTGTTATTGCTACTGGTGTAACTACCACAGTGCGCGACTTTATTAAAATGGCTTTCAGCGAAGTGGGCATTACATTAGAGTTTAAAGGTGAAGGCGTTGACGAAAAAGGATACGTAGTATCCTGCAGCAAGCCTGAATTCCAGATTGAAGTAGGTAAAGAAGTAGTGGCAGTTGATCCGCGTTACTTCAGGCCTACTGAAGTAGATTTGCTTATCGGCGATCCAACCAAGTGCAAAGAAAAACTAAACTGGATGCCTAAGTACGACCTCGCCGGATTGGTTAACGACATGATGACTTCAGATGTTCAGCATTTCCAAAAAGAAAAAATGTTGAAAGATGCTGGTTATGCAGTTAAAAACCAATACGAATAA